The following proteins are co-located in the Polystyrenella longa genome:
- a CDS encoding STAS domain-containing protein produces MKQIDVEFRATLRRKWILSRMINNLKILTSRIEGNLFILTPVGDGHSFRYSELQRECNAIRRSIEEPYPDVLIVNFSELKYFGSEFIGALISLARAKSDLGGKVCFCAASEEMRRVLNNMRLTRLWPYHDLLVDAIASFDENQE; encoded by the coding sequence ATGAAGCAGATCGATGTAGAGTTTCGGGCTACTTTGCGTCGTAAATGGATCCTCTCCCGCATGATAAACAACTTAAAAATTCTCACCTCACGCATCGAGGGCAACTTGTTCATTCTCACCCCGGTGGGAGATGGGCATTCGTTTCGATACAGCGAACTGCAACGCGAATGTAATGCGATCAGACGTTCAATCGAAGAGCCCTATCCCGATGTGTTGATTGTCAACTTTTCTGAACTGAAATACTTCGGCTCAGAGTTCATCGGTGCGCTCATTTCACTTGCTCGAGCCAAATCGGATCTGGGTGGTAAAGTCTGCTTCTGCGCAGCCTCGGAAGAGATGCGCCGCGTTCTCAATAACATGAGGCTGACGCGCCTGTGGCCGTATCACGATTTGCTCGTGGATGCCATTGCCAGCTTCGATGAAAACCAAGAGTAG
- a CDS encoding sulfotransferase family protein produces the protein MTQPNFLIIGAARSGTTALVRYLEQHPEIFITEPKEPHFWAFAGQTVNFQGPGDEEEINKEVVSDPDLYEQLYTGANGAKALGDGSVSTMYYPEHAIPTIQKYAPDAQLIALLRNPIDRAFSSFLYTHARVHEPVKDFDKALDLEEKRIADNWHHMWHYTRVGFYSEQLQKFIDAFGRERVHILLADDLRSDSEKVLSDVCGILGVNPNFDFQDLKEVNSSGVPKSRALARMINVVRSNAVLRSIAVNMTPLKLRNRVRYGNLSHPKLQPEQRERLRDVYRDEIQKLSEMLDRDLSHWLK, from the coding sequence ATGACGCAACCCAACTTTTTAATCATCGGAGCCGCTCGTAGTGGAACTACGGCCCTGGTCCGTTATCTGGAACAACATCCGGAGATTTTCATCACCGAGCCTAAAGAGCCCCACTTCTGGGCATTTGCAGGTCAGACGGTGAATTTTCAAGGACCGGGCGATGAGGAAGAAATTAACAAAGAAGTGGTTTCCGATCCTGATTTGTACGAGCAGTTGTATACCGGAGCCAATGGGGCCAAAGCGTTAGGAGATGGTTCGGTCAGTACGATGTACTACCCGGAGCATGCGATACCTACGATTCAGAAGTACGCTCCCGATGCCCAGCTGATTGCCCTTCTACGAAACCCGATTGACCGGGCGTTTTCCAGCTTCCTCTACACGCATGCTCGCGTTCACGAGCCGGTGAAAGATTTCGACAAAGCACTCGATCTGGAAGAAAAACGGATCGCTGATAACTGGCACCATATGTGGCACTACACCCGCGTAGGGTTTTATTCGGAGCAGCTGCAGAAATTCATCGATGCCTTCGGACGCGAACGCGTGCATATTCTGCTGGCAGATGACCTACGATCTGATTCCGAGAAAGTCCTCAGCGATGTGTGCGGGATCTTGGGGGTGAATCCGAACTTCGATTTCCAGGATTTGAAAGAAGTGAACAGCTCGGGAGTTCCCAAGAGTCGGGCCTTGGCTCGAATGATTAATGTCGTTCGTAGTAACGCAGTCTTGAGATCAATCGCTGTTAATATGACACCACTCAAACTCCGCAATCGAGTTCGCTACGGCAATCTTTCCCATCCAAAATTACAGCCCGAACAGCGAGAACGCTTGCGGGATGTCTATCGTGATGAAATTCAAAAGCTGAGTGAAATGCTGGATCGCGACCTTTCTCACTGGCTGAAATAA
- a CDS encoding lipopolysaccharide biosynthesis protein, with product MNRIAQLIRNITERLADNPLLGKLLGGASVALATQVGGHVLKLLSFACLARWTTNEEDVGIYASAWSMILILSTVSALGLKTTSLRFLPQYLEQKKWSLLRGFLRRSYLYMAVAGLLLAVAGSIVLPWLDRVPQFDLTPASVQAFMIAIWIVPFWSFCEVRSSIIRSTQHIFQAFGPPNLLQPLVLILGSGFMVYFWDSLDANQILYLIAFSVVLILILQEFSIRHLFPVEVRQAPAEYDESEWKKVGVPLLWISLFIIIIGNADVVLLSMLGQDQEPLGIAAATEGLSKEAESGIYAAATRTARLSAFLLMTVNAIVAPIISQSYARGEKGDLTRICRYAITLAFWPSFGLAMVLVLFGVPILEFFRPGFGVGYWPMVIIAMGQLVNALTGPVGLLLSLCGHQKASLRVYGGTTVLFLVLNMLLIPAAGMYGAAIANGITLVITNLLLAGLVYREMKIIPLPYLRFSLKKPV from the coding sequence GTGAACCGCATTGCCCAACTGATTCGGAATATCACAGAACGTCTGGCCGATAATCCACTATTAGGGAAGCTGTTAGGAGGTGCGAGCGTTGCTCTGGCGACTCAGGTCGGCGGTCACGTGCTGAAACTGCTTTCCTTTGCTTGCCTGGCCCGCTGGACAACGAACGAAGAAGACGTCGGAATTTATGCCAGCGCGTGGAGCATGATTCTCATACTCTCGACGGTTTCCGCTCTCGGGCTAAAAACGACCAGCCTGCGCTTCCTGCCCCAATATCTGGAACAGAAGAAGTGGTCTCTTCTCCGAGGGTTTCTGCGGAGAAGTTACCTGTACATGGCTGTGGCCGGATTGTTACTGGCGGTCGCTGGTAGCATCGTCCTTCCGTGGCTTGATCGAGTTCCCCAATTCGATCTGACCCCGGCTTCGGTTCAGGCGTTTATGATCGCGATCTGGATTGTTCCGTTCTGGTCCTTCTGTGAAGTCCGATCAAGCATCATTCGAAGTACCCAACATATATTTCAGGCTTTTGGACCGCCCAACCTGCTTCAACCTCTGGTGTTGATCCTCGGCTCTGGATTCATGGTCTATTTCTGGGACAGTCTGGATGCGAATCAGATTCTGTACCTGATCGCTTTCTCTGTCGTGTTGATTCTGATCCTGCAGGAATTTTCCATCCGCCATTTATTTCCCGTCGAGGTCCGACAAGCTCCGGCGGAATACGATGAATCTGAATGGAAGAAGGTGGGCGTTCCGCTACTGTGGATTTCTTTGTTTATCATCATCATTGGGAATGCGGATGTTGTATTGCTGAGTATGCTGGGCCAAGATCAGGAGCCGTTGGGAATTGCCGCCGCGACCGAAGGACTCAGTAAAGAGGCGGAGTCCGGAATTTACGCAGCTGCCACTCGAACCGCCCGTTTATCTGCTTTTTTGCTGATGACAGTGAACGCAATCGTGGCCCCCATCATTTCGCAGTCATACGCCCGAGGCGAAAAGGGTGACCTGACACGCATTTGTCGTTATGCAATAACGTTAGCCTTCTGGCCTTCATTTGGACTGGCGATGGTGCTGGTCCTGTTCGGCGTTCCTATTCTGGAGTTCTTTCGACCTGGTTTTGGCGTCGGATACTGGCCGATGGTGATTATTGCGATGGGGCAGCTGGTCAATGCCCTCACGGGACCTGTAGGTCTTCTGCTCTCGTTATGTGGTCATCAGAAAGCGAGTTTACGAGTGTACGGAGGCACGACTGTTCTGTTTCTGGTATTGAATATGCTTCTCATCCCTGCGGCGGGGATGTACGGAGCCGCGATTGCTAACGGAATTACGTTAGTGATTACGAATTTGCTGCTGGCAGGCCTCGTCTACCGGGAAATGAAAATCATTCCTTTACCGTACCTTCGTTTTTCCCTCAAAAAACCAGTGTAA
- a CDS encoding polysaccharide biosynthesis/export family protein — MTEQRMATWPRQLGLTLAITLVAFASGCVHKGAIPVRQIPPQLREEPLNNEVPIDFTLLRQTPPKRHILDSGDVVGVVIKSILGKENDATVVLPPNELQPNASAGRPYTISDEGTISLPMVGDLNIGNMTIAEANRALATAYFENGLLNENNAEIELRLVQARKIQVHVMREDSDSSLPLAIRSDQQFYVKRGSSMIVELDVYQNDVLHALQESGGLPGIDAKNEVWIIRGKDLTTIESSQYVQRLSERNAFGGSDPSDLERRVTRIPLSMSPNQDLNLSEEDIILNDGDILFIGKRDTDFFITGGLIDGARVPLPRDYDVDVLTALAMANGNPLGPAAGARSNNFQLGPGNILPPTRLIIVRQLPSGDQIKILVNLKHAVEDEHERIKVLPGDLLILEYTKSELFLNVMLNLINLNLSLDQI; from the coding sequence ATGACCGAGCAACGGATGGCAACCTGGCCTCGACAGCTTGGATTAACCCTGGCAATAACACTGGTTGCTTTTGCATCTGGCTGTGTTCACAAGGGGGCTATTCCGGTCCGTCAAATCCCTCCGCAGTTACGGGAAGAACCCCTTAATAACGAGGTCCCTATCGACTTCACGTTATTGCGTCAGACACCACCTAAACGACACATCCTGGATTCAGGCGACGTCGTCGGGGTTGTGATCAAAAGCATTCTCGGAAAAGAGAACGACGCAACGGTGGTCTTACCACCTAACGAACTGCAACCCAATGCATCAGCCGGTCGTCCTTATACGATTAGCGATGAGGGAACTATTTCCCTGCCCATGGTTGGTGACTTAAACATAGGCAACATGACGATTGCGGAAGCGAACAGAGCTCTTGCAACGGCCTATTTTGAGAATGGGTTGTTGAACGAAAATAACGCAGAGATCGAATTGCGACTCGTTCAAGCTCGAAAAATCCAAGTACACGTCATGCGAGAGGATTCCGATAGCTCACTGCCATTGGCAATCCGCTCTGACCAGCAGTTCTATGTCAAACGCGGTTCTTCGATGATCGTCGAACTTGATGTATACCAGAATGACGTCCTGCATGCTCTTCAAGAGAGTGGTGGACTTCCGGGTATCGACGCCAAAAACGAAGTCTGGATTATTCGTGGTAAAGATTTGACCACGATTGAATCAAGCCAATATGTTCAACGTCTTTCGGAACGCAACGCCTTCGGCGGTTCTGATCCGTCAGACCTGGAACGACGAGTTACACGCATCCCGCTCAGTATGTCACCTAATCAGGACCTGAACCTGAGCGAAGAGGACATCATCCTGAATGATGGCGATATTCTCTTCATTGGTAAACGAGATACCGACTTCTTCATCACTGGGGGACTTATCGATGGAGCCAGAGTCCCTTTGCCTCGAGATTACGATGTTGATGTTCTGACTGCCCTGGCAATGGCCAACGGTAACCCATTAGGACCTGCAGCTGGTGCCCGTTCGAATAACTTCCAGCTTGGACCGGGGAACATTCTTCCTCCAACCCGTCTGATTATCGTACGCCAGTTACCCAGTGGGGATCAGATCAAGATTCTCGTCAACTTAAAACACGCGGTCGAAGACGAACACGAAAGAATCAAGGTACTGCCAGGCGACTTGTTGATTCTGGAATACACCAAATCGGAACTATTCCTGAACGTCATGTTGAACCTGATCAACCTGAACTTGTCACTGGACCAGATATAA
- a CDS encoding serine/threonine protein kinase, whose product MTESGADKSNTSESSSDEDQLSLLLEQLMENPSESKLSQLTSAHPEFSDDLKELWATLKIVDFAQLELNDPTPVPPSFASSQDYFLDRPTEKASADNPQSGAVPSEDRPVVNRVGNYELLEEIGRGGMGVVYKARQAGINRTVALKMISQGALASLEERSRFQIEAETAGQLHHPNIVPVYEVGEIHGHPYFTMQMIEGTNLAERLYKGPLSNRDAVALLVSIAGALAEAHQRGILHRDLKPSNILIDQHGCPYVSDFGLACRYEMTAGGTSSEVTELEPGPTRLTMTGAVLGTPGYLAPEQAAGNRKSLDETTDVYGLGAVLYAMLTGVAPFQGANSLEVLMRVLEQEPVQPRLLNPEIDRDLELILLKCLQKPQELRYQSARELEADLKAYLNDEPIAARTSHFSQIWLRMFRETHHAPVLENWGLLWMWHSLVLLLICVITNVLQYFDFETRLPYLSIWCVGLWVWSGIFWSARRRSGPVTFVERQIAHVWTGSLIASMLLFWLEYAMDLPVLSLSPVLGFISGCVFLVKAGILTGAFYIQSAALFVTGVLMQLISMHSPFDFSISLFGVVAAVSFWVPGWYYFRQSRA is encoded by the coding sequence GTGACCGAATCTGGAGCAGATAAATCAAATACCTCTGAATCATCGAGCGATGAGGATCAACTCTCCCTATTGCTAGAGCAGTTGATGGAGAATCCGTCCGAGTCGAAGTTGAGTCAGTTGACATCGGCACATCCCGAGTTCAGCGATGACCTGAAAGAATTGTGGGCGACTTTGAAGATCGTCGACTTCGCCCAATTGGAGTTGAACGATCCTACGCCAGTTCCCCCCTCATTCGCCTCTTCTCAGGACTATTTCCTGGATCGACCCACCGAAAAGGCTTCTGCAGATAATCCCCAATCCGGTGCAGTTCCGTCCGAAGATCGTCCCGTTGTAAATCGAGTCGGTAATTACGAGTTGCTGGAGGAGATCGGCCGAGGGGGAATGGGAGTTGTTTATAAAGCGCGACAGGCTGGTATCAATCGAACTGTCGCTTTGAAGATGATCTCACAGGGGGCGCTGGCATCATTAGAGGAACGATCCCGTTTTCAAATCGAAGCCGAGACAGCAGGACAGCTTCATCATCCAAATATCGTACCCGTATATGAAGTCGGTGAGATTCATGGTCATCCCTATTTCACGATGCAGATGATCGAAGGGACCAATCTTGCCGAGCGGTTATACAAGGGCCCATTGTCGAACCGCGACGCGGTGGCCCTGCTGGTTAGTATCGCCGGGGCATTGGCAGAAGCTCATCAACGGGGAATATTACATCGCGACTTGAAACCGAGTAATATCCTGATTGATCAGCATGGTTGCCCGTATGTCAGCGACTTCGGCTTGGCCTGTCGTTACGAAATGACAGCCGGCGGAACCTCTTCTGAAGTCACAGAATTAGAACCTGGTCCGACACGTCTCACGATGACAGGGGCAGTACTGGGAACACCTGGATATCTCGCTCCGGAGCAAGCCGCTGGAAATCGCAAATCGCTGGATGAAACAACCGATGTCTACGGTTTGGGGGCCGTCCTGTACGCGATGCTGACCGGCGTAGCTCCATTTCAAGGGGCAAACTCTCTGGAAGTACTCATGCGCGTGTTGGAACAGGAGCCAGTTCAACCGCGATTATTGAACCCGGAAATTGATCGGGATCTGGAACTCATTCTCCTGAAGTGTTTACAGAAGCCACAGGAGCTACGATATCAATCGGCCCGCGAGTTAGAAGCCGATTTGAAGGCGTATTTGAATGATGAGCCGATCGCCGCTCGAACATCACACTTCTCACAAATCTGGTTGAGGATGTTTCGTGAGACCCATCATGCCCCCGTGTTGGAAAATTGGGGATTACTCTGGATGTGGCACAGTCTGGTATTACTGCTGATCTGTGTGATCACCAATGTGCTGCAATACTTCGATTTCGAAACACGTCTCCCTTATCTTTCGATCTGGTGCGTAGGACTGTGGGTCTGGAGTGGTATCTTCTGGTCAGCACGGAGACGGTCTGGACCGGTGACGTTTGTAGAGCGACAGATTGCGCATGTCTGGACCGGTTCCTTAATAGCCAGCATGTTGCTTTTCTGGCTTGAATACGCAATGGATTTGCCGGTGCTGTCGCTCTCGCCAGTTCTGGGATTTATTTCTGGCTGCGTCTTCCTGGTCAAGGCGGGCATTCTTACCGGGGCGTTTTATATTCAGTCGGCAGCGTTGTTTGTGACAGGCGTTTTAATGCAACTGATTTCAATGCATAGCCCGTTCGACTTCAGTATCTCTCTGTTTGGTGTCGTAGCCGCTGTCAGCTTCTGGGTTCCGGGCTGGTATTACTTCCGACAGTCGCGGGCTTGA
- a CDS encoding tRNA-queuosine alpha-mannosyltransferase domain-containing protein: MNKILALNPFHGGSHRAFLNGWMKRSWHQFSVNTLSAHHWKWRMRHSAFHFADAFSDEFKTSDKALDYDVLFCTDMLNLAEFRGLAPPAIRNLPAILYFHENQLTYPVQEERERDLHFAYTNFVSAYSAESIWFNSEYHRDEFLTALEEWLPKMPDANSIKATVASLWEKSDVHHPGVDTPPSPPVSRSERNVPLQLLWVSRWEHDKGPEIFFESLRLLQQSGVPFRVSILGESYEQAPTVFEEAKRTFPNEILHWGYLENYAEYQKTLSEADVVLSTARHEFFGIAILEAVAAGCRPLVPRALAYPEVLPEEESFFHHNDPAKIAEFLGSYAANLNANRVRDDVMRERWYQLVSQYGWNQGVPRMDAAVDRVVSEWNQG; this comes from the coding sequence ATGAATAAAATCCTCGCTCTCAATCCATTTCATGGTGGTAGCCATCGAGCATTCTTAAATGGTTGGATGAAACGCAGCTGGCACCAGTTCTCAGTCAATACGTTATCCGCCCATCATTGGAAATGGAGAATGCGGCATTCGGCGTTTCATTTTGCGGACGCCTTCAGTGACGAATTCAAAACTTCAGATAAGGCTTTGGACTACGATGTGCTTTTCTGTACGGACATGCTGAATCTGGCCGAGTTTCGAGGACTTGCCCCTCCCGCTATTCGGAACCTACCGGCGATCCTTTACTTTCATGAGAATCAGCTCACCTACCCCGTGCAGGAAGAACGCGAGCGCGATTTGCATTTCGCTTATACGAATTTCGTTTCTGCTTATTCCGCTGAGTCAATCTGGTTCAACTCGGAATACCATCGAGATGAGTTTTTGACTGCTCTCGAAGAATGGTTGCCGAAAATGCCAGATGCGAACTCAATAAAAGCAACAGTGGCCAGCCTCTGGGAGAAAAGTGACGTTCATCATCCGGGAGTAGACACTCCGCCGTCGCCACCAGTAAGTCGATCAGAACGAAATGTCCCCTTGCAGCTGCTCTGGGTTTCCCGATGGGAGCACGATAAAGGCCCCGAAATATTCTTTGAATCTCTACGACTCCTGCAGCAGTCAGGCGTTCCTTTTCGAGTGAGTATACTGGGAGAGTCCTACGAGCAAGCACCGACTGTATTTGAAGAGGCCAAACGGACCTTCCCCAATGAAATTCTGCATTGGGGTTATCTAGAGAATTATGCCGAGTACCAGAAAACATTAAGTGAAGCCGATGTTGTTCTCTCTACAGCCCGACACGAGTTTTTCGGGATCGCCATTCTCGAAGCTGTGGCCGCCGGTTGCCGGCCGCTGGTTCCCCGAGCTCTCGCTTATCCGGAAGTCTTACCCGAAGAAGAATCATTTTTCCATCACAACGACCCGGCTAAAATCGCGGAGTTCCTTGGTTCTTACGCGGCCAATTTGAATGCGAATCGAGTGCGGGATGATGTCATGAGAGAGAGATGGTATCAATTAGTCAGCCAGTATGGGTGGAATCAAGGCGTCCCGCGGATGGACGCCGCCGTCGATCGAGTCGTCAGTGAATGGAATCAGGGCTGA
- a CDS encoding sulfatase family protein → MSQLGFKSILNRFSFLCKMVCFSVLASPSLKVTELQAEEANTLPNVVIVFTDDQGYADLGCFGAEGFETPHIDQLAADGRIFTNFYVAQAVCSASRAALLSGCYPNRIGIRGALGPGRKDGINPEETLLPEIFKQRGYSTAHFGKWHLGDAPEFLPTRHGFDEYFGIPYSNDMWPKHPTAGDRYPPLPLIEDEKVVELNPDQSQLTKRYTEHAIDFIERNQKQPFFLYLAHSMPHVPIFASEKFAGTTERGLYGDVISEIDWSVGQIQETLKRLQLDQNTIVIFTSDNGPWLSYGPHGGSAHPLREGKGTAWEGGVRVPCVMSWPGHIPSGTTCHELAATIDILPTLTGIVGADLPEEKIDGLNILPLLLDEPEARTPHEVYYYYWVNELHAVRSGPWKLHFPHSYRHVLVHGEEGLPGKQNYPKTELELYNLDEDISESHNVLDQHPEIVQKLKKYADAARADLGDQLQKVQGANVRGLKLTK, encoded by the coding sequence ATGTCCCAACTTGGCTTCAAATCAATACTTAATCGATTTAGTTTTCTTTGCAAAATGGTCTGTTTTTCAGTACTTGCCAGTCCCAGTTTGAAAGTGACAGAACTTCAGGCTGAAGAAGCAAATACACTGCCAAACGTGGTGATAGTTTTCACGGACGACCAGGGATACGCCGATTTGGGCTGCTTTGGGGCCGAAGGCTTCGAAACACCGCATATCGATCAACTGGCAGCTGACGGGCGGATATTTACGAACTTTTACGTCGCTCAGGCGGTCTGTTCGGCTTCGCGAGCGGCACTTCTTTCGGGCTGTTATCCCAACCGTATAGGAATCAGAGGTGCTCTCGGACCGGGGCGAAAGGACGGGATCAATCCAGAGGAAACTTTACTCCCGGAGATTTTCAAACAGCGTGGTTACTCCACGGCTCACTTTGGTAAATGGCATTTGGGTGATGCTCCTGAGTTCCTGCCGACTCGCCATGGATTCGATGAATACTTCGGAATTCCGTATTCAAACGACATGTGGCCGAAGCACCCGACTGCAGGTGATAGGTATCCTCCGCTACCCCTTATTGAAGACGAGAAGGTTGTCGAGCTTAATCCGGATCAGTCGCAATTGACCAAGCGGTACACCGAACATGCGATTGACTTCATCGAGCGAAACCAGAAACAACCCTTCTTCTTATATCTGGCTCACTCCATGCCGCATGTGCCTATCTTTGCGAGCGAAAAGTTCGCTGGAACAACAGAGCGTGGATTGTATGGCGATGTCATTTCCGAGATCGACTGGTCAGTCGGACAAATCCAGGAGACTTTGAAACGCTTGCAGCTCGATCAAAATACGATCGTGATCTTTACCTCAGATAACGGACCGTGGCTCTCTTATGGCCCCCACGGAGGATCGGCTCATCCGTTGCGAGAAGGAAAGGGAACGGCTTGGGAAGGGGGAGTTCGGGTTCCCTGTGTGATGAGTTGGCCGGGACACATCCCATCCGGAACGACGTGCCATGAGTTGGCCGCCACCATCGATATTCTGCCAACGCTAACCGGCATCGTCGGCGCAGATTTACCTGAGGAGAAAATCGATGGTTTGAATATCCTTCCGCTCTTGCTGGATGAACCGGAGGCTCGAACTCCTCATGAGGTTTATTACTATTACTGGGTGAATGAACTTCATGCCGTTCGTAGCGGACCTTGGAAATTGCATTTTCCACATTCGTATCGCCACGTTTTGGTCCATGGAGAGGAAGGCCTACCCGGTAAACAGAACTATCCGAAAACAGAGTTGGAGTTGTACAACCTGGATGAAGACATTAGCGAAAGCCACAATGTCCTCGATCAGCATCCAGAGATCGTCCAGAAGCTGAAGAAATATGCGGATGCAGCCCGGGCTGATCTGGGAGATCAACTTCAGAAGGTCCAGGGAGCGAATGTTCGCGGACTGAAACTGACCAAGTAA
- a CDS encoding S41 family peptidase, which yields MFRMNTLKLALSLFCAISMMHAYSWRVTAAETVELTSQSKVLQDGKSHELSGRWIEAIDLYEKGLKKWPEDADLKYHLRISKIQFGIERRYEDDSFDQDLVKQSRSDALSLYDSVFTRVQGFYVDRLSPTSYVAHGTESLYYALSNKKFVEQNLPRATPEQIRSVKNTLYQEYWNKPVRDQYSARLIIEQVCDLVRQQLQMSHGPVVMEFLFGGCNALDDYSNFLTPDRLEDLYGNIEGQFVGLGIEMKAELGKGMHLVDVLPGSPAEAGGLIPEEFIVGIDGVNCRDMSTDEAARLLRGPENSRVRLDIFDELHDNIRQREFIRRPVDVHSVTIAKIVDADNGTGYIKMTGFQKGTAQEMDEALVSLTNQGMRSLIWDLRGNPGGLLTAAVEVLDRFIDQGVIVETRGRSSDQNWVYRAHHNSQHRTYENLPLVLLVDGNSASASEIVAGALRDHNRGQIIGRKTYGKWSVQSIYPIGGIPGQANSKTGLRITTARFFSPNGNTYSKIGVEPNIEVAESEEVVTSFYRGAFDEKYKSDPDIKRGMQELREHLSLRK from the coding sequence ATGTTTAGAATGAACACCCTGAAACTGGCTCTCTCCCTTTTCTGTGCCATCAGCATGATGCACGCCTACAGCTGGAGAGTTACAGCAGCGGAAACGGTCGAATTGACCAGTCAGTCGAAGGTGCTCCAGGACGGAAAGTCACACGAGCTATCCGGTCGTTGGATTGAGGCGATTGATCTGTATGAAAAGGGCTTGAAGAAATGGCCTGAAGATGCAGACCTCAAATACCATCTGCGAATTTCAAAAATCCAGTTCGGAATTGAACGCCGATACGAGGACGACAGCTTCGACCAGGATCTGGTGAAGCAATCTCGATCCGATGCCCTCTCGCTTTACGATTCGGTATTCACTCGCGTCCAGGGGTTCTACGTCGATCGATTAAGTCCGACGTCTTACGTGGCTCATGGTACAGAAAGCCTGTACTACGCTTTAAGCAACAAGAAGTTTGTTGAGCAGAACCTGCCACGCGCTACTCCCGAACAGATTCGATCCGTTAAAAATACGCTCTACCAGGAGTACTGGAACAAACCCGTTCGGGACCAGTACAGTGCACGTCTTATTATCGAACAAGTTTGTGACCTCGTCAGACAGCAATTGCAGATGTCTCACGGACCAGTCGTCATGGAATTCCTGTTTGGTGGTTGTAATGCCCTCGACGATTATAGTAATTTCCTGACTCCGGACCGTCTTGAAGACCTGTATGGAAATATTGAAGGTCAATTCGTCGGACTCGGGATCGAAATGAAGGCAGAACTCGGTAAAGGAATGCATCTGGTCGATGTTCTTCCCGGTAGCCCTGCGGAAGCAGGGGGCTTGATTCCCGAAGAGTTTATCGTCGGTATCGACGGGGTGAACTGCCGCGACATGAGCACGGACGAAGCCGCCCGATTACTGCGAGGACCTGAAAACAGTCGAGTTCGATTAGATATCTTCGACGAATTACATGACAACATCCGACAGCGGGAATTCATTCGTCGTCCCGTCGATGTGCACAGTGTCACCATTGCTAAAATTGTAGATGCCGATAACGGAACGGGATATATCAAAATGACCGGTTTCCAGAAAGGAACCGCTCAAGAGATGGACGAAGCTCTAGTAAGCCTGACCAATCAGGGAATGCGATCACTGATCTGGGACCTGCGCGGGAATCCTGGTGGGTTGCTGACGGCAGCGGTGGAAGTATTGGATCGCTTCATTGATCAGGGTGTGATCGTGGAAACCCGTGGTCGTTCAAGTGACCAGAACTGGGTGTACCGTGCTCACCACAACAGCCAACACCGAACTTATGAAAACCTGCCGCTCGTTCTCCTCGTCGACGGTAATTCAGCGAGTGCGAGTGAAATTGTCGCTGGAGCCTTACGGGATCACAACCGTGGACAGATCATTGGTCGTAAAACCTACGGAAAATGGTCGGTGCAATCGATCTATCCCATAGGTGGGATTCCTGGTCAAGCTAATAGCAAGACCGGTCTCCGAATCACTACGGCTCGATTCTTCTCTCCGAATGGTAACACCTACAGCAAAATCGGTGTTGAGCCCAACATCGAAGTTGCTGAATCAGAAGAGGTCGTGACCTCATTTTACCGTGGTGCGTTCGATGAGAAATATAAAAGCGACCCTGATATTAAACGGGGAATGCAAGAACTTCGCGAGCACTTGAGTTTGCGAAAATAG